The Rhizobium leguminosarum genome includes a region encoding these proteins:
- a CDS encoding ABC transporter permease subunit, which produces MIENARSLNIAAGFVLIVGIVYILGPLYLTLATASQSYEFILRNGLAWYPGDQFFTNAAHIFTETHIPVQMLNSLVVAFGDAFATCVLSLLSAYAIVYFRVRWASVVFALILATIMLPIEIRVITTYQVASNVFSPVNALLDITGLNGLIADYFGAPVKLEWSVLNTHFGLIAPLVAHGTGTFLFRQFFLTLPKDLFKAGRMDGAGPIRFLFDILLPLSRTSFAALFVLTFLSGWTQYLWPLVAASTSDMQTAVVGLARLVPDSEGEIPDFPMIMAGAVIVSIIPLAMIALLQRYLVQGLALTEK; this is translated from the coding sequence ATGATCGAAAACGCACGTTCCCTCAACATCGCTGCCGGCTTCGTGCTCATCGTCGGCATCGTCTATATCCTCGGGCCGCTCTATCTGACGCTGGCGACAGCCTCGCAGTCCTATGAATTCATCCTGCGCAACGGGCTCGCCTGGTATCCCGGCGACCAGTTTTTCACCAATGCGGCGCACATCTTCACCGAGACGCACATCCCGGTTCAGATGCTGAACAGTCTGGTGGTCGCCTTTGGCGATGCATTCGCGACGTGCGTCCTGTCGCTTCTGTCGGCCTATGCCATCGTCTATTTCAGGGTTCGCTGGGCGAGCGTGGTCTTCGCGCTCATCCTTGCGACCATCATGCTGCCGATCGAGATCCGCGTCATCACCACCTACCAGGTGGCGTCGAACGTGTTTTCGCCGGTCAACGCGCTGCTCGATATCACCGGCCTGAACGGGCTGATCGCCGACTATTTCGGCGCGCCGGTGAAGCTCGAATGGAGCGTGCTGAACACGCATTTCGGCCTGATCGCGCCGCTTGTGGCGCATGGCACCGGTACCTTCCTGTTCCGCCAGTTCTTCCTCACCCTGCCCAAGGATCTGTTCAAGGCGGGGCGCATGGATGGGGCAGGGCCGATCCGCTTTCTCTTCGATATCCTGCTGCCCTTGTCGCGCACCAGCTTCGCCGCGCTCTTCGTGCTGACCTTCCTCAGCGGCTGGACGCAATATCTCTGGCCGCTGGTCGCCGCCTCGACGTCAGACATGCAGACCGCCGTCGTCGGGCTGGCGCGGCTCGTGCCGGATTCGGAAGGAGAGATCCCCGACTTTCCGATGATCATGGCCGGCGCCGTCATCGTTTCCATCATTCCGCTCGCGATGATCGCGCTCCTGCAGCGCTATCTGGTCCAGGGCCTCGCTCTCACGGAGAAATAG
- a CDS encoding carbohydrate ABC transporter permease, with product MTSESSLFSHRWLPLLLVAPLMLLIALFFYVPVFQAFYWSFFLERPFGGGSMFVGWDNFARVFSDPEFWKSCWRTIVFMVTASALAVVVPLILAVAADRKIRLSLPARNVLVWPKGVAGASIGVVFAFIFNPFVGVLAPLNSAFPGIWAPGINGTDAFITLIAAHVWGGIPFNFVILLAGLQSIPKTMHQAAAMDGAGPWRRIFDVQLPLIMPQLFLTLVLEFTESVTSAFALIDTITHGGPGGATTLLVYKIYTDGFSGYDLSGASTQTAILMVFVVLLTAAQFLFLGRRINYER from the coding sequence ATGACGTCGGAATCTTCTCTCTTCAGCCATCGCTGGCTGCCGCTTCTGCTGGTAGCGCCGCTCATGCTGCTGATTGCGCTCTTCTTCTACGTGCCGGTTTTTCAAGCCTTCTACTGGTCGTTCTTCCTCGAGCGCCCCTTCGGCGGCGGCTCGATGTTTGTCGGCTGGGATAATTTTGCCCGCGTGTTCTCCGATCCGGAGTTCTGGAAGAGCTGTTGGCGCACCATCGTCTTCATGGTCACTGCCTCAGCGCTTGCGGTGGTGGTCCCGCTGATCCTTGCGGTCGCGGCCGACCGGAAGATCCGCCTGTCGCTGCCGGCGCGTAATGTGCTCGTCTGGCCGAAGGGTGTTGCCGGCGCCTCGATCGGCGTCGTCTTCGCCTTCATCTTCAATCCCTTCGTCGGCGTGCTCGCGCCACTCAACTCAGCCTTTCCCGGCATCTGGGCGCCTGGCATCAACGGCACGGATGCCTTCATCACGCTGATCGCCGCGCATGTCTGGGGCGGCATCCCGTTCAATTTCGTCATCCTGCTCGCCGGCCTGCAGTCGATCCCGAAGACCATGCACCAGGCAGCCGCAATGGATGGGGCAGGGCCGTGGCGGCGCATCTTCGACGTGCAACTGCCGCTCATCATGCCGCAGCTCTTCCTGACGTTGGTGCTCGAGTTCACCGAAAGCGTCACCTCGGCTTTCGCGCTGATCGATACGATCACCCATGGTGGTCCCGGCGGCGCCACCACGCTGCTGGTCTATAAGATCTATACCGACGGCTTCAGCGGCTACGACCTCTCCGGCGCCTCGACCCAGACGGCGATCCTGATGGTCTTCGTTGTCCTCCTCACCGCCGCCCAATTCCTCTTCCTCGGCCGGCGCATCAACTACGAGCGGTGA
- a CDS encoding extracellular solute-binding protein has product MKISILAAAAALMAGACSAQAANIEFWYGNTGVVEKAIQDQCAAFNAAQSEHRITCVGQGSYEVSMQKAIAAFRANKHPVLIQFFDAGTLDLMLSDAVVPVQDVLPEVKWDNYIAGARAYYETSGGKLFAQPYNSSTLLFYTNKTELQKAGITKTPATWEEIIEAARKLKASGHACPFTTDGDTWRVLEQFSARHGLPIASRHNGYDGLDAEYVFNTTFAAKHLQNLIDWRKEGLVKLNADTKAGNFTAAFNTGECAMMENSSGSYTASAKAFEGKYELSVGMAPMYEGYERHNTLVGGASIYIMRGHDKAEVEGAKAFLDFLRRPEQQMFLTAATGYVPVTNDVMDAIVKSGEANAPKYATAAVGIESMNQPRTPDTRGIRLGFYVQFRQVFMEETQKAFAGQETMQAALDNAKKRGDELLRRFEQTYKGVRMQ; this is encoded by the coding sequence ATGAAGATTTCCATCCTGGCGGCTGCTGCCGCGCTGATGGCGGGCGCGTGTTCTGCGCAGGCCGCCAATATCGAATTCTGGTACGGCAATACGGGCGTCGTCGAAAAGGCGATCCAGGATCAGTGCGCCGCTTTCAATGCCGCGCAATCCGAGCATCGCATCACCTGCGTCGGCCAGGGCAGCTACGAAGTGTCGATGCAGAAGGCGATTGCCGCCTTCCGCGCCAACAAGCATCCCGTCCTCATCCAGTTCTTCGACGCCGGCACGCTCGACCTGATGCTGTCGGATGCCGTCGTTCCGGTCCAGGACGTGCTGCCCGAGGTCAAGTGGGACAATTATATCGCCGGCGCCCGGGCCTATTACGAAACCTCCGGCGGCAAGCTTTTCGCCCAGCCCTACAATTCCTCGACGCTGCTGTTCTACACCAACAAGACCGAGCTGCAGAAAGCCGGCATCACCAAGACGCCTGCGACCTGGGAAGAGATCATCGAGGCCGCCCGCAAGCTGAAGGCTTCGGGTCATGCCTGCCCCTTCACCACCGATGGCGACACCTGGCGCGTGCTCGAACAGTTTTCCGCCCGCCATGGCCTGCCGATTGCTTCGCGGCATAACGGCTATGATGGTCTCGACGCCGAATATGTGTTCAACACCACCTTCGCCGCCAAGCATCTCCAGAACCTGATCGACTGGCGCAAGGAAGGCCTCGTCAAGCTCAATGCCGATACCAAGGCCGGCAACTTCACCGCCGCCTTCAACACCGGCGAATGCGCGATGATGGAGAATTCCTCGGGTTCCTATACCGCCTCGGCCAAGGCGTTCGAAGGCAAATACGAACTGTCAGTCGGCATGGCGCCGATGTATGAGGGTTACGAGCGCCACAACACGCTCGTCGGCGGTGCCTCGATCTACATCATGAGGGGTCACGACAAGGCCGAGGTCGAAGGCGCCAAGGCCTTCCTCGACTTCCTGCGCCGTCCCGAACAGCAGATGTTCCTCACCGCCGCCACCGGCTACGTCCCCGTCACCAACGATGTGATGGATGCGATCGTGAAAAGCGGCGAGGCGAACGCGCCGAAATATGCGACGGCCGCCGTCGGCATCGAGTCGATGAACCAGCCGCGCACGCCGGATACCCGCGGCATCCGTCTCGGCTTCTACGTGCAGTTCCGCCAGGTGTTCATGGAAGAGACGCAGAAGGCCTTTGCCGGCCAGGAGACCATGCAGGCGGCGCTCGACAACGCCAAGAAGCGCGGCGACGAGTTGCTGCGCCGCTTCGAGCAGACCTACAAGGGCGTGAGGATGCAGTGA
- a CDS encoding ROK family transcriptional regulator has protein sequence MAYFPETLIATRFLREGGGVVSPNERDLLKLIWRHPGLSRSEVTAHTDLTQQSVYRIIDQLEERGIVSFGSPKPGTGRGQPSPTLRLDGRYAYSCGISVNTDIIGICLMDISGNVLAESSVALRERTMAQSLDLVREQLIEHQRVNNLSEEAFFGIGFAIAGFHISGTRYNAPLPLHEWSLIELGPLLTEFFGKPAWVRNGGKTGAIAESMFGVGRYIKHFAYLSFNYGFGGGLISDGELLLGGIGNAGEFSGMYDAEESKRRPALQWLIEKLNRNGVDVPSISYMRKHFDPKWPGVAEWVDEVTPAYSRLINAIWAVFDPQAIVFGGQVPTALAQMLIDRTENFDRPRYGVQRPRPKLIISEISSDASAMGAAITPFKSAYY, from the coding sequence ATGGCCTACTTTCCTGAGACACTCATCGCGACCCGCTTCCTGCGCGAAGGCGGCGGCGTCGTCTCGCCGAACGAACGCGACCTGCTGAAGCTGATCTGGCGTCATCCCGGCCTTTCCCGATCGGAAGTCACCGCCCACACCGATCTCACCCAGCAATCCGTCTACCGCATCATCGACCAGCTGGAGGAACGCGGCATCGTCTCCTTCGGCTCGCCGAAACCCGGCACCGGCCGCGGCCAGCCGAGCCCGACACTCCGGCTCGACGGCCGCTACGCTTATTCCTGTGGCATCTCGGTCAATACCGACATCATCGGCATCTGCTTGATGGATATATCAGGCAATGTGCTCGCCGAAAGCAGCGTCGCCTTGCGCGAACGCACCATGGCCCAGTCGCTCGATCTGGTTCGCGAGCAGCTGATCGAACATCAGAGGGTGAACAATCTTTCCGAAGAGGCCTTCTTCGGTATCGGCTTTGCCATTGCCGGCTTTCACATCAGCGGCACCCGATACAATGCGCCCCTCCCGCTGCATGAATGGTCGCTGATCGAACTCGGCCCGCTGCTCACGGAATTTTTCGGCAAGCCCGCCTGGGTGCGCAACGGCGGCAAGACGGGAGCGATCGCCGAATCCATGTTCGGCGTCGGCCGCTATATCAAGCACTTTGCCTATCTGAGCTTCAACTACGGATTTGGCGGCGGCCTGATCAGCGACGGCGAACTGCTGCTGGGCGGCATCGGCAATGCCGGCGAATTCTCGGGGATGTACGACGCCGAGGAGAGCAAACGCCGGCCGGCCTTGCAGTGGCTGATCGAAAAACTCAACCGCAACGGCGTCGACGTTCCCTCGATCAGCTATATGCGCAAGCATTTCGACCCGAAATGGCCAGGTGTCGCCGAATGGGTGGACGAGGTCACGCCCGCCTATAGCCGCCTGATCAATGCGATCTGGGCCGTTTTCGATCCGCAGGCAATCGTCTTCGGCGGCCAGGTTCCCACCGCTCTGGCACAGATGCTGATCGACCGGACCGAGAATTTCGATCGGCCGCGCTACGGCGTGCAGCGCCCGCGCCCGAAGCTGATCATCTCCGAGATCTCAAGCGACGCCTCGGCCATGGGTGCGGCAATCACCCCGTTCAAGTCGGCCTATTATTGA
- a CDS encoding transglutaminase-like domain-containing protein yields MSGYESPVDFYTRPGQMTSTGPHAPALAALKGVETVATAVQGALLHEAWAPRYNQPLTPARRAQSHTRPAQEILDTIMGIDPAPLDIPRPPEKRSIGVCRHFTVLACAALKAQGVPARARCGFGMYFEAGKGIDHWIAEYWDGERWVSADFQIDDLQRTALQLDFDPLDQPPGKFLSAGETWQRCRAGAADPAKFGIFDESGFWFIAMNLVRDFAALNNMEMLPWDDWGAMPQPEEEISPGGLARFDRLAALTVDVDQRFGELQALYQDDAGLHVPAQVFNGVRQQMENVGGA; encoded by the coding sequence ATGAGCGGATATGAGAGCCCTGTCGATTTCTACACGCGCCCCGGCCAGATGACATCGACCGGGCCGCATGCCCCCGCCCTTGCAGCGCTCAAGGGCGTCGAAACCGTTGCTACGGCCGTGCAAGGCGCGCTGCTGCATGAAGCCTGGGCTCCGCGCTACAATCAGCCGCTCACCCCGGCGCGAAGGGCGCAGTCACACACGCGGCCGGCGCAAGAGATACTCGATACGATCATGGGGATCGATCCTGCCCCACTCGACATCCCGCGCCCACCGGAGAAGCGCAGCATCGGCGTGTGCCGCCATTTCACCGTGCTCGCCTGCGCGGCACTCAAGGCCCAGGGCGTCCCGGCACGCGCCCGCTGCGGCTTCGGCATGTATTTCGAGGCCGGTAAGGGCATCGATCACTGGATCGCCGAATATTGGGACGGAGAGCGCTGGGTCTCTGCGGACTTCCAAATCGACGATCTTCAGCGCACCGCCTTGCAGCTCGATTTCGATCCCCTCGACCAGCCGCCGGGCAAATTCCTCAGCGCCGGCGAAACCTGGCAGCGCTGTCGCGCCGGTGCCGCCGACCCCGCGAAATTCGGCATCTTCGACGAGTCCGGTTTCTGGTTCATTGCCATGAACCTCGTGCGCGACTTCGCCGCCCTCAATAACATGGAGATGCTTCCCTGGGACGATTGGGGAGCGATGCCGCAGCCCGAGGAAGAAATATCTCCGGGTGGCTTGGCGCGCTTCGATCGTCTCGCCGCGCTGACGGTCGACGTAGACCAACGCTTCGGCGAGCTGCAGGCCCTCTACCAGGACGATGCCGGGCTGCATGTGCCGGCGCAGGTCTTCAACGGCGTGCGGCAGCAGATGGAGAATGTTGGCGGCGCGTGA
- a CDS encoding LLM class flavin-dependent oxidoreductase: MKKIGFLSFGHWTPSPQSQTRSAGDALLQSIELAVAAEELGADGAYFRVHHFARQLAAPFPLLSAVGARTNRIEIGTAVIDMRYENPLYMAEDAGAADLIAGGRLQLGISRGSPEQVIDGWRHFGYAPPEGQSEADMARHHAEVFLEVLRGEGFAKPNPRPMFPNPPGLLRLEPHSEGLHERIWWGASSNATAVWAAKLGMNLQSSTLKDDETGEPFHVQQADQIRAYRAAWKEAGHTRRPRISVSRSIFALVDDRDRAYFGYGNDGEDKIGFIDEKTRAIFGRSYAAEPDALIKQLAEDEAIAEADTLLLTVPNQLGVEYNTHVIEAILTHVAPAMGWR; encoded by the coding sequence ATGAAGAAGATCGGTTTCCTCTCGTTCGGGCACTGGACGCCCTCACCCCAATCGCAGACGCGCTCAGCCGGCGATGCGCTGCTGCAGTCGATCGAGCTTGCGGTGGCGGCCGAGGAACTCGGGGCTGACGGAGCGTATTTTCGCGTGCATCATTTCGCCCGACAGCTGGCCGCACCCTTCCCGCTGCTATCAGCCGTCGGTGCTAGAACCAACCGGATCGAGATCGGCACCGCCGTCATCGACATGCGCTACGAGAACCCGCTTTATATGGCCGAGGATGCCGGTGCGGCCGACCTCATCGCCGGCGGCCGCCTGCAACTCGGCATCAGCCGCGGCTCGCCCGAACAGGTGATCGATGGCTGGCGCCATTTCGGCTACGCCCCGCCCGAAGGCCAGAGCGAGGCCGACATGGCTCGCCACCATGCCGAAGTCTTCCTCGAGGTGCTGCGCGGCGAAGGTTTTGCCAAGCCGAACCCGCGGCCGATGTTTCCGAACCCGCCCGGCCTCTTGCGCCTCGAGCCGCATTCGGAAGGCCTGCACGAGCGGATCTGGTGGGGCGCAAGTTCCAACGCCACCGCTGTCTGGGCGGCCAAGCTCGGCATGAACCTGCAGAGCTCGACGCTGAAGGACGATGAGACGGGAGAGCCCTTCCACGTCCAGCAGGCCGACCAGATCCGCGCTTACCGCGCGGCCTGGAAAGAAGCCGGCCACACGCGCCGGCCGCGCATCTCGGTCAGCCGCAGCATCTTCGCGCTGGTGGACGACCGCGACCGCGCCTATTTCGGTTACGGCAACGACGGTGAGGACAAAATCGGCTTCATCGACGAGAAGACCCGGGCGATCTTCGGCCGCAGCTATGCCGCCGAACCCGATGCCCTGATCAAGCAACTCGCCGAAGACGAGGCGATCGCCGAGGCCGACACCCTGCTGCTCACCGTCCCCAACCAGCTCGGCGTCGAATATAACACCCACGTCATCGAAGCGATCCTCACCCACGTCGCGCCTGCGATGGGTTGGCGCTGA
- a CDS encoding helix-turn-helix transcriptional regulator — MRDAEAIYRTPLGAAGGLAVTGSGRQHARRAVTDRKLPSFAVVLVERGQGWLETVATGRMSLAGPSLFWLFPNRVHSYAPDGDGWDERWVLFEGSFTRDFVRLRIIAERHPVVALHHLDEVVRLFGKLHADLLDDTNLGQASAALMLHRIVVSAARQASGAADRRQERRDMADIVETLRRRAMQPLDLAAFAAEHGMSPATLRRRFTLETGLPPKAFQLRARMDHAKQLLATTDEKIETVAAMIGLDDPFYFSRIFHEREGCSPREFRARYPRV; from the coding sequence ATGAGAGACGCCGAAGCCATCTATAGAACGCCGCTCGGTGCGGCCGGCGGACTGGCAGTCACCGGCAGCGGCAGGCAGCATGCCCGCCGTGCGGTGACGGACCGGAAACTACCGAGTTTCGCCGTCGTGCTGGTGGAGCGGGGGCAAGGCTGGCTGGAAACCGTCGCCACCGGCCGCATGAGCCTGGCCGGACCTTCACTGTTCTGGCTGTTTCCCAACCGCGTGCATTCCTACGCCCCCGACGGAGACGGCTGGGACGAGCGCTGGGTGCTTTTCGAAGGGTCGTTCACGCGGGACTTCGTGAGGCTGAGGATCATCGCGGAGCGACATCCCGTCGTGGCCCTGCATCATCTCGACGAGGTGGTGCGGCTCTTCGGCAAACTTCATGCCGATCTGCTTGACGACACCAACCTCGGGCAGGCGTCGGCGGCATTGATGCTGCATCGCATCGTCGTGTCAGCCGCCAGACAGGCAAGCGGCGCGGCCGATCGACGCCAGGAAAGGCGGGATATGGCCGACATCGTGGAAACACTACGGCGGCGGGCGATGCAACCGTTGGACCTCGCAGCCTTTGCCGCCGAGCACGGCATGTCTCCGGCCACGCTGCGCAGGCGGTTCACGCTCGAAACCGGACTGCCTCCCAAGGCATTTCAGCTTCGGGCGCGCATGGATCATGCCAAACAACTATTGGCAACTACCGACGAAAAGATCGAAACGGTGGCCGCCATGATCGGCCTCGATGACCCGTTTTATTTTTCGCGGATCTTTCACGAACGCGAGGGCTGCAGCCCTCGCGAATTCCGTGCGAGATATCCGCGGGTTTGA
- a CDS encoding phytanoyl-CoA dioxygenase family protein has product MSIAAEVMQARKMDWPLAANGRTLPVERIGWLAPTDPGIGIDAIRRRYQDDGYVWLKGLLPRADVIDFRRWVFERLAETGLVEPGSDFSLGLASAGGFDKSLADRRLMSLVRSAAYEGFCAQPPLARFMDDFLQGISYLHKRKIMRFVQPGTPTATPAHYDLVYLRGGTSRLVTAWIPIGDIPTEMGGLVYLEGSHALGVRMEAEFQAASGDLSAEERVSAYNRHMAEGGWISKDLPDMAERFDTRWLAADYEAGDVVLHSPYMIHASTINQDRSRRLRLSTDIRYQNVDDEIDVRWNNHWSLGDML; this is encoded by the coding sequence ATGTCAATTGCTGCGGAGGTCATGCAAGCCCGCAAGATGGATTGGCCTCTTGCCGCAAATGGCAGAACCTTGCCCGTTGAGCGGATCGGTTGGCTCGCGCCGACCGATCCTGGCATCGGCATCGACGCCATCCGCCGCCGCTATCAGGACGATGGTTATGTCTGGCTGAAGGGCCTTCTGCCGCGGGCCGATGTGATCGATTTTCGCCGTTGGGTTTTCGAACGCCTCGCCGAAACCGGGCTGGTCGAGCCCGGAAGCGATTTTTCGCTGGGCTTGGCGTCTGCCGGTGGCTTCGACAAAAGCCTGGCGGACCGGCGCCTGATGTCGCTCGTCCGCTCCGCCGCCTATGAAGGCTTCTGTGCGCAACCGCCACTCGCCCGATTCATGGACGATTTCCTGCAGGGTATCTCCTATCTCCACAAGCGCAAGATCATGCGTTTCGTACAACCGGGAACGCCGACGGCCACACCCGCCCACTACGATCTCGTCTATCTCCGCGGCGGCACCAGCCGCCTGGTGACGGCCTGGATTCCGATCGGCGACATCCCCACCGAGATGGGCGGCCTGGTCTATCTCGAAGGCTCGCACGCGCTGGGCGTCAGGATGGAGGCCGAGTTCCAGGCCGCAAGCGGGGATCTTTCTGCGGAAGAGCGGGTCAGTGCCTATAACCGCCATATGGCGGAAGGCGGATGGATCTCGAAGGATCTGCCCGATATGGCGGAGCGCTTCGACACCCGCTGGCTCGCCGCCGATTATGAGGCCGGCGACGTGGTGCTCCACTCGCCCTACATGATCCACGCCTCGACCATCAACCAGGACCGCAGCCGGCGGCTGCGCCTCTCCACCGATATAAGATATCAGAATGTCGACGACGAGATCGACGTCCGATGGAACAACCATTGGAGTCTCGGTGATATGCTGTAG
- a CDS encoding LysR family transcriptional regulator, translated as MPRTNLNDILIFMAVVDAGSFIAGGQAMGLSRSAAGKAVTRLEDRLGARLLNRTTRTLSLTDEGRMFYERGLQILVSVDEAEASVAGQNSTPRGVLRLTVPDAFGRLVVLPLLEKYLRAWPDIQVEVSFTDRLADIVEEGFDLAIRVGATATDTRLVSRVIATYKARLCASPSYLAERGEPRDIDDLAVHDCLIFAGRNQRQGWRFRGEGGSWIKAQGRSRLRLDSGEAIRDATLAGLGIALLPDFLIIDDLAAGRLRQILADFETDDAKIVTLYPDKRLLEPRVRRFIDLIVEELGRG; from the coding sequence ATGCCGCGTACGAACCTGAACGATATTCTGATCTTCATGGCCGTCGTCGATGCCGGAAGCTTTATCGCCGGCGGCCAGGCCATGGGCCTGTCGCGTTCGGCGGCAGGCAAGGCTGTCACCCGTCTGGAAGACCGGCTCGGCGCGCGCCTGCTCAACCGCACGACGAGGACGTTGAGCCTGACCGACGAAGGCCGGATGTTTTACGAGCGCGGGCTGCAGATCCTTGTATCGGTCGACGAGGCGGAAGCGAGCGTGGCGGGACAGAACAGCACGCCGCGGGGCGTTCTCCGGCTTACCGTTCCCGATGCTTTCGGGCGGCTCGTCGTGCTGCCTTTGCTTGAAAAATATCTTCGGGCCTGGCCCGACATCCAGGTCGAAGTGAGCTTCACCGATCGCCTGGCCGACATTGTCGAGGAGGGCTTCGATCTGGCGATCCGGGTCGGCGCGACGGCGACGGACACCCGCCTGGTCTCACGCGTGATCGCCACCTATAAGGCGCGGCTCTGCGCCTCGCCGTCCTACCTTGCCGAGCGCGGCGAGCCGCGCGATATCGACGATCTCGCGGTCCACGACTGCCTGATCTTCGCCGGCCGCAATCAAAGACAGGGCTGGCGCTTTCGCGGGGAAGGCGGTTCCTGGATCAAGGCGCAGGGCCGCAGCCGACTAAGGCTCGACAGCGGAGAGGCGATCCGCGACGCCACCTTGGCGGGGCTGGGCATCGCACTGCTTCCCGATTTTCTCATCATCGACGATCTCGCCGCCGGCCGCCTCCGGCAGATCCTGGCCGACTTCGAAACCGACGACGCAAAGATCGTCACGCTCTATCCCGACAAGCGCCTGCTGGAACCACGTGTCCGCCGCTTCATCGATCTGATCGTCGAAGAGCTTGGGCGCGGCTAG
- a CDS encoding MFS transporter: MRRGGPFLALAAAETFSLSGTRLSTIAIPWLVLSTTGSPVLTGLTAMMEMLPYVIAKALGGPLIDRAGAKSIAIICDTASVLVVALVPLLDLFGMLGMPVLLPLVFAMGVLRGPSDAAKQAMVPDIATLANVPLERVTGVASAIERLASTAGAAGAGALIGLIGPGQALLVNAATFAAAALIVAAGIPGTRRTPAPETRPVERASYIEDLREGWRFLRGDAVLVSIVAMVAVTNLFDQAYHAVLLPVWTRDAGHGPELLGAMFAAFAGASIAGAAIAAAIGERMPRLMVYTVAFLLTGFPRFLVPALDAPIGLVFATLAIAGFASGFLNPILSAVIFERIPKPLTGRVTALNTALCFALIPFGGLAGGALISTLGLAAALFLMGIAYLAATLAPLALKSFRGFDRGLA, encoded by the coding sequence GTGAGACGGGGCGGGCCGTTCCTGGCGCTCGCGGCTGCCGAGACATTCTCGCTCTCCGGCACGCGGCTTTCGACCATCGCAATTCCCTGGCTGGTGCTGAGCACGACGGGCAGCCCGGTGCTGACAGGCCTGACGGCAATGATGGAGATGCTGCCCTATGTTATCGCCAAGGCGCTCGGCGGACCGCTGATCGACCGCGCCGGCGCCAAGAGCATCGCCATCATCTGCGACACCGCCTCGGTGCTCGTGGTCGCTCTGGTGCCGCTTCTCGATCTCTTCGGCATGCTCGGCATGCCGGTGCTGCTGCCGCTCGTCTTTGCCATGGGCGTGCTGCGCGGCCCCTCCGATGCGGCCAAGCAGGCGATGGTTCCCGATATCGCCACACTCGCCAATGTACCGCTCGAACGAGTGACCGGCGTTGCGAGCGCCATCGAGCGGCTGGCCTCGACGGCGGGTGCGGCCGGCGCCGGCGCTTTGATCGGGCTGATCGGCCCCGGCCAGGCGCTGCTCGTCAATGCCGCCACCTTCGCCGCCGCCGCGCTGATCGTTGCCGCTGGCATACCCGGGACGCGACGCACGCCCGCGCCCGAGACTCGACCGGTCGAGCGGGCTTCCTATATCGAGGATCTGCGCGAAGGCTGGCGCTTTCTGCGCGGCGATGCGGTGCTCGTCAGCATCGTCGCCATGGTGGCGGTTACCAATCTCTTCGACCAAGCCTATCATGCCGTGCTGCTGCCGGTCTGGACACGGGATGCCGGTCATGGCCCGGAGTTGCTCGGTGCGATGTTCGCCGCCTTCGCCGGCGCCTCGATCGCAGGCGCGGCGATTGCCGCGGCGATCGGCGAGCGCATGCCGCGACTGATGGTCTATACGGTGGCCTTCCTCTTGACCGGTTTTCCGCGCTTTCTCGTTCCGGCGCTGGACGCGCCCATCGGCCTCGTCTTTGCGACGCTCGCCATAGCAGGATTCGCGTCGGGCTTCCTCAACCCGATCCTGTCGGCGGTCATCTTCGAGCGCATCCCCAAGCCGCTGACTGGTCGCGTCACCGCATTGAACACCGCCCTCTGCTTCGCCCTCATCCCTTTCGGCGGCCTCGCCGGCGGCGCGCTGATCAGCACGCTCGGCCTTGCCGCGGCGCTGTTCCTGATGGGGATTGCCTATCTCGCGGCAACGCTTGCGCCGCTGGCGCTGAAGAGCTTTCGCGGGTTTGACAGGGGCCTCGCCTGA